A stretch of the Chitinophaga sp. Cy-1792 genome encodes the following:
- a CDS encoding sodium-translocating pyrophosphatase, with protein MSIVYLVPCFGLLALLYTAFRSAWVTRQDAGNDRMKEIAQHIAEGAMAFLKAEYKILTYFVIIAALLLGYMGASHANSHWSIALAFIVGAIFSATAGFIGMKIATKANVRTAQAARTSLAKALQVSFTGGSVMGMGVAGLAVLGLGSLFIILKSYFGAEANTAEMIKTIEVLTGFSLGAESIALFARVGGGIYTKAADVGADLVGKVEAGIPEDDPRNPATIADNVGDNVGDVAGMGADLFGSYVATVLATMVLGSETTSQDAFGGLAPILLPMMIAGFGIIFSIIGTFFVRISDSAGLNTGVVQKALNMGNWGSIVLTLIVSYFLVNWILPDTEMTLRGHVFTKSQVFGSIVVGLVVGTLMSIITEYYTAMGKRPVKSIIRQSATGHATNIIGGLSVGMESTTLPILVLAGGIWGSYAFAGLYGVAIAAAGMMATTAMQLAIDAFGPIADNAGGIAEMSELPKDVREKTDILDAVGNTTAATGKGFAIASAALTALALFAAFVGVAGITGIDIYKANVLAGLFIGGMIPFLFSSLAIAAVGRAAMAMVEEVRRQFREIPGIMEGTGKPEYDKCVAISTQASIREMLLPGAIALISPLLVGFIAGPEVLGGFLAGATVCGVLMGIFQNNAGGAWDNAKKSFEKGVEINGETYYKKSDPHKASVTGDTVGDPFKDTSGPSMNILIKLMSIVSLVIAPTLGERFHTREAAPTAKVITVDPAKKAAPQLTLLEEKK; from the coding sequence ATGAGTATAGTTTACCTCGTTCCATGTTTTGGATTACTAGCCTTGTTATATACCGCGTTCCGTAGTGCCTGGGTTACACGCCAGGATGCAGGCAATGACAGGATGAAAGAAATTGCACAACACATCGCAGAAGGTGCCATGGCGTTTCTGAAAGCTGAGTATAAAATCCTTACCTATTTCGTTATTATCGCCGCCCTTCTCCTTGGTTACATGGGTGCCAGCCATGCCAACTCACACTGGTCAATAGCATTGGCTTTTATCGTAGGTGCTATATTCTCTGCCACAGCAGGTTTCATCGGCATGAAAATAGCCACCAAGGCTAACGTGCGTACTGCACAGGCAGCACGTACCAGCCTGGCAAAGGCTTTACAGGTTTCCTTCACCGGTGGATCTGTAATGGGGATGGGTGTTGCCGGTTTGGCTGTTTTGGGCCTCGGTTCATTATTTATCATTCTCAAATCATACTTTGGTGCAGAAGCCAATACCGCAGAGATGATCAAAACCATTGAGGTGCTGACAGGCTTCTCACTGGGTGCGGAAAGTATTGCACTGTTTGCCCGTGTAGGCGGTGGTATCTATACCAAGGCTGCCGACGTAGGCGCCGACCTGGTAGGTAAAGTAGAAGCAGGCATTCCGGAAGATGACCCCCGTAACCCCGCCACCATTGCGGATAACGTAGGAGATAACGTAGGAGACGTAGCCGGAATGGGCGCCGATCTCTTTGGTTCCTATGTAGCCACCGTACTGGCAACAATGGTACTGGGTTCCGAAACAACTTCCCAGGATGCATTCGGTGGTTTAGCCCCTATCCTCCTCCCAATGATGATTGCAGGATTCGGTATCATCTTCAGTATTATCGGTACCTTCTTCGTAAGAATCAGTGACAGCGCAGGCCTGAATACCGGTGTGGTGCAAAAGGCACTGAATATGGGTAACTGGGGTTCTATCGTCCTCACCCTGATCGTATCATACTTCCTCGTTAACTGGATCCTTCCTGATACAGAAATGACCCTGCGTGGTCATGTATTTACTAAGTCGCAGGTCTTCGGCTCTATAGTAGTAGGCCTCGTGGTAGGTACCCTGATGAGTATCATTACAGAATATTATACCGCGATGGGTAAACGCCCGGTTAAATCCATCATCCGTCAATCTGCTACCGGCCATGCTACCAATATTATTGGTGGTCTGAGCGTAGGAATGGAGTCTACAACGCTCCCTATCCTGGTGCTGGCAGGCGGTATCTGGGGTTCTTACGCTTTCGCCGGCTTATACGGTGTGGCAATCGCTGCTGCCGGTATGATGGCTACCACTGCGATGCAGCTGGCCATCGACGCCTTCGGCCCTATCGCTGATAATGCCGGTGGTATCGCTGAAATGAGCGAACTCCCTAAAGATGTACGTGAAAAAACAGATATCCTGGATGCTGTTGGTAATACCACCGCTGCTACCGGTAAAGGTTTTGCGATTGCTTCCGCAGCCCTCACCGCACTGGCGTTGTTTGCCGCCTTCGTTGGCGTGGCAGGCATCACAGGTATCGATATCTATAAAGCGAATGTACTGGCCGGACTCTTCATCGGTGGTATGATTCCATTCCTGTTCTCTTCACTGGCTATCGCCGCCGTAGGGCGTGCAGCCATGGCCATGGTAGAAGAAGTACGCCGCCAGTTCCGCGAAATCCCTGGTATCATGGAAGGCACCGGCAAACCGGAATATGATAAATGTGTGGCTATCTCCACACAGGCTTCTATCCGCGAAATGCTGCTGCCAGGTGCTATTGCGCTTATATCCCCGCTGCTGGTTGGCTTTATCGCCGGCCCTGAAGTACTGGGCGGCTTCCTCGCAGGTGCTACTGTATGTGGTGTTTTAATGGGTATCTTCCAGAACAACGCCGGCGGCGCCTGGGATAACGCTAAAAAATCCTTCGAAAAAGGCGTGGAAATCAATGGCGAAACCTATTACAAAAAATCAGACCCGCACAAGGCGTCCGTTACCGGTGATACCGTTGGTGATCCTTTTAAAGATACCTCCGGCCCTTCTATGAACATCCTCATCAAACTGATGTCCATCGTTTCACTGGTAATTGCTCCAACCCTGGGCGAACGCTTCCATACCCGCGAAGCTGCACCTACAGCCAAGGTTATTACTGTAGATCCTGCTAAAAAAGCAGCTCCACAGCTCACCTTGCTGGAAGAGAAGAAATAA
- a CDS encoding alpha/beta hydrolase fold domain-containing protein, giving the protein MVACKKPSNQPAVIRQPDQPMEGYGSSSYTSSTVIKKNCDDGNTGYWLYLPSDPMPKEAPVIVFNHGYGAWNPACYGAWIKHLVKKGNIVIFPRYQSTIVTNPATYTNNAAAAINRALKLLAADSTLPQPIKGKIAYIGHSYGGVIAANLAMTPATYGVPPPKAIMLACPGTGNAPQGALPSYKSMSSKVKMLLIVEEKDNSAGTTFADMLYSSTTYIPAANKTMITHMADPYGYPAITAEHGEAAATDMTFDSGQRNNIITLSFTSTRVDATDYYCYWRLTDALLDCAFHQQGCDNVYGDSTLVTNMGNWSDGQPLKPLVVR; this is encoded by the coding sequence ATGGTTGCATGCAAAAAACCATCGAACCAACCTGCTGTTATCCGACAGCCGGACCAACCAATGGAAGGCTACGGCAGCAGCTCCTACACTTCTTCTACAGTTATCAAAAAAAATTGTGATGACGGTAATACCGGCTACTGGCTATATCTTCCCAGTGATCCCATGCCCAAAGAAGCACCGGTAATAGTGTTTAACCATGGTTATGGCGCCTGGAACCCTGCCTGCTACGGGGCCTGGATTAAACATCTGGTTAAAAAAGGCAATATTGTCATCTTCCCAAGGTATCAGTCTACCATCGTTACCAACCCGGCTACCTATACGAATAATGCCGCAGCGGCCATTAACAGGGCCCTGAAGCTGCTGGCTGCCGATAGTACGCTGCCACAGCCAATAAAAGGAAAAATAGCATACATAGGACACAGTTATGGTGGCGTAATAGCTGCTAACCTTGCCATGACGCCGGCCACCTACGGGGTACCGCCGCCTAAAGCCATTATGCTGGCTTGTCCTGGTACGGGCAACGCCCCCCAGGGCGCCCTGCCAAGCTATAAAAGCATGTCGTCCAAAGTAAAAATGCTCCTGATAGTAGAGGAAAAAGACAACAGCGCAGGCACCACCTTTGCTGATATGCTCTACTCTTCCACTACCTATATTCCTGCTGCCAATAAAACCATGATCACCCATATGGCCGATCCTTACGGATACCCTGCCATCACCGCTGAACATGGCGAAGCCGCCGCAACAGACATGACTTTCGACTCAGGCCAAAGAAATAACATCATCACCCTCTCCTTTACATCTACACGGGTCGATGCCACCGACTACTACTGCTACTGGAGGCTGACAGACGCCCTGCTCGACTGCGCCTTTCACCAGCAAGGTTGCGACAATGTGTACGGCGACAGTACCCTCGTTACCAATATGGGCAACTGGTCAGACGGACAACCGCTCAAGCCGCTCGTTGTCAGATAA
- a CDS encoding NAD(P)-dependent oxidoreductase: MKVAIIGASGFIGQEILKEALQRGLEVTAVVRHPEKITVQNDKLTVKKADATNAADLAAAIAGNDAVISAYKAVDTDTYVSATKATIEALKKAGIKRFLLVSGAASLEVAPGVKLLDSPHFPAEWKPIAAATMAGLEVLKQENDLDWTAFSPAAMIEPGERTGKFRLGGTQLVTDASGNSKISSADYAVAMLDELQQPQHIKQQFTIAY, from the coding sequence ATGAAAGTTGCAATAATTGGCGCATCTGGCTTTATAGGTCAGGAAATTTTAAAAGAAGCACTGCAGAGAGGACTGGAAGTAACGGCTGTTGTTCGTCATCCTGAGAAAATTACCGTACAGAACGACAAACTGACGGTAAAAAAGGCGGACGCCACCAATGCTGCTGACCTGGCTGCCGCAATCGCAGGCAACGATGCGGTTATCAGCGCCTACAAGGCGGTAGATACCGACACTTATGTATCAGCTACCAAAGCAACTATTGAGGCGCTTAAAAAGGCTGGAATCAAACGTTTCCTGCTGGTAAGCGGTGCCGCAAGTCTGGAAGTAGCGCCAGGGGTTAAACTGCTGGATTCTCCACACTTCCCGGCTGAATGGAAACCTATTGCAGCGGCTACCATGGCCGGACTGGAAGTACTGAAACAGGAAAACGACCTGGATTGGACGGCATTCAGCCCTGCTGCTATGATCGAGCCAGGTGAACGTACCGGCAAATTCCGCCTGGGAGGTACCCAACTGGTGACAGATGCCAGCGGTAACAGCAAAATTTCCTCTGCTGACTACGCAGTGGCCATGCTGGATGAGCTGCAGCAACCGCAACACATCAAACAACAGTTTACAATCGCATATTAA
- the nhaA gene encoding Na+/H+ antiporter NhaA, producing MLKSSIKTIRQSLISPIFLFMKDSRAVGIVLIICTLVSMTLANSGAGPAYINFWNELLDPNGGHHLHFRGLDLPNSFMLWINDGLMALFFFMVGMEIKRELTVGELSSLKQSILPVLAAIGGMAAPALIFSYFNHSTAYSNGWGIPMATDIAFSLGILSLLGKRVPVSLKIFLMALAIIDDLGAILTIAIFYTPHLDLKYLLIGGGVLILPILLNLLKVQRTIFYFLPGIVLWYCLFNSGVHATIAGVLLALCIPLSRIEELVHNLHDPVNFVIMPLFALANTAIALPADVFHALEHGISYGIIAGLVLGKPLGIFGMSFIAVKLRLAVLPENSRWGQLWGVGMIAGIGFTMSIFIAGLAYTDRSLQIIAIISVIAASVIAGLAGFIYLRLIKK from the coding sequence GTGCTGAAATCATCTATTAAAACCATCCGGCAATCACTGATCTCCCCTATCTTCTTATTCATGAAAGATAGCAGGGCTGTGGGTATCGTGCTGATCATCTGTACCCTTGTATCCATGACCCTGGCCAATTCAGGTGCGGGCCCCGCCTATATTAATTTCTGGAATGAACTGCTGGATCCCAATGGAGGCCACCACCTTCATTTCCGCGGACTCGACCTGCCCAACTCCTTCATGCTATGGATCAACGACGGCCTCATGGCGTTATTCTTCTTTATGGTAGGCATGGAAATCAAAAGAGAACTGACCGTAGGTGAACTATCTTCCCTGAAGCAGTCCATACTCCCGGTACTGGCGGCTATCGGCGGGATGGCGGCACCGGCATTAATATTCAGTTACTTTAACCACAGCACAGCATACAGCAATGGCTGGGGTATCCCGATGGCAACCGATATCGCTTTCTCACTGGGTATCCTCTCCCTCCTGGGAAAAAGAGTGCCGGTAAGCCTGAAAATATTCCTCATGGCGCTGGCCATTATCGACGACCTGGGAGCAATCCTTACTATCGCCATTTTTTATACACCACACCTCGACCTCAAATATTTACTGATTGGTGGCGGCGTGCTTATACTCCCAATATTATTAAACCTGCTGAAGGTGCAGCGTACCATTTTTTATTTCCTGCCCGGAATCGTACTCTGGTACTGCCTTTTCAACTCCGGCGTTCACGCCACCATCGCAGGTGTACTACTGGCGTTATGTATTCCTTTATCACGGATTGAAGAACTGGTGCATAACCTGCACGACCCTGTGAATTTTGTAATCATGCCGCTATTTGCGTTGGCTAATACCGCTATCGCCTTGCCAGCGGACGTTTTCCACGCATTGGAACATGGCATCAGCTATGGTATCATTGCCGGATTAGTACTGGGAAAACCATTGGGGATTTTCGGGATGTCATTCATTGCGGTGAAACTTCGTTTAGCCGTGCTTCCCGAAAACAGCCGCTGGGGCCAGCTCTGGGGTGTTGGCATGATCGCCGGTATCGGATTTACCATGTCTATTTTTATAGCTGGATTAGCTTATACAGATAGATCTTTGCAGATCATCGCCATTATTTCCGTGATCGCAGCCTCTGTGATAGCGGGTTTGGCAGGATTCATCTACCTGCGCCTGATAAAAAAATAA
- a CDS encoding AraC family transcriptional regulator, whose product MAVVIKNDASDILWEKQIPFSPEKIASTTIVQEKAEFSYDFGNASFNSLCFDGYHLAHGKAEVYQNLHITHDVSDEALVDMFFMKHGDINTSFEGVTKSLRFSSLEHNLMFAPRGNEEAAVKKQDGLSIFVISFTRDRFLELAEHNGDVLDQLANSVAGNRPTILGSKQNPHMTPRMNAVIEDIVHCNFKGGIKKLYLQSKILELLALQAEQAGSLPTGITTRSFNASDREKLDHARTILLNNLQQPPTLAQLARMTGLNEFKLKAGFREVYHNSVFGYLSDHRLAMARELILEGKLSLTMIAEEAGYSSLPHFSNAFRKKYGTSPSSLRIGR is encoded by the coding sequence ATGGCCGTAGTTATTAAGAATGATGCCAGCGATATCCTTTGGGAGAAACAAATACCCTTTTCCCCGGAAAAGATTGCATCAACTACTATCGTACAGGAAAAGGCTGAATTTTCTTATGATTTTGGAAATGCCAGTTTTAACAGTCTATGCTTTGATGGTTATCATCTTGCGCATGGTAAAGCAGAAGTATATCAAAATCTCCATATAACACATGATGTGTCTGATGAGGCATTGGTAGACATGTTTTTTATGAAACATGGAGATATCAATACCAGTTTTGAAGGAGTGACCAAATCATTGCGCTTTTCAAGTCTGGAACATAACCTGATGTTTGCTCCCAGGGGCAACGAGGAGGCAGCAGTTAAAAAACAGGATGGCTTATCCATTTTTGTGATCAGTTTTACCCGCGACAGGTTCCTGGAGCTGGCGGAACATAACGGGGATGTGCTGGACCAGCTGGCCAACAGCGTAGCCGGTAACAGGCCTACTATACTGGGTTCTAAACAAAATCCACACATGACACCCCGGATGAATGCGGTCATCGAAGATATTGTTCATTGTAACTTCAAGGGGGGAATCAAAAAGCTTTATTTACAATCTAAGATATTGGAACTGTTGGCGTTGCAGGCGGAGCAGGCAGGTAGTTTGCCTACGGGTATCACTACACGCAGCTTTAATGCCAGCGACCGTGAAAAGCTGGACCATGCCAGAACGATATTGCTGAATAATTTGCAGCAACCGCCCACGCTTGCGCAGCTGGCCCGTATGACGGGGTTAAATGAATTTAAACTGAAAGCCGGCTTCCGGGAAGTATATCATAACTCTGTTTTTGGGTATCTCAGTGATCACCGGCTGGCAATGGCCAGGGAGCTGATATTGGAAGGGAAACTGTCGCTTACTATGATCGCCGAGGAGGCAGGCTATTCCTCTCTGCCCCATTTCAGCAATGCATTCCGTAAAAAATACGGTACCAGTCCAAGCAGTTTGCGGATTGGCCGTTAA
- a CDS encoding NAD(P)H-hydrate dehydratase: MKIFSAAQIRAADAYTIAHEPISSTDLMERAATACTTWIEDNFTPSHPVFVICGKGNNGGDGLVITRLLLDHGWNVNAWTIQGDKYSDDHVVNLQRLQKAYPQHIHPLNDVNEFPEIPDQAIVIDAIFGTGLHKPIDGWLAGIIHKINDHRHRYYIIAIDTPSGLQADHTSLHTPVVQALHTLTFETWKLAFLLPENAGLTGKVHVLPIGLHPDYLTHTPARFHLTDTATIQTIYQPRDPFGHKGTYGHALLIAGSYGKMGAALLSAGACLRAGVGLLTCHVPVCGYNIMQIGEPAAMCITDRDEAMNVHFHQDVHDTRYAAVGIGPGLGTNTATAASLEKLLEAYQQPMVIDADALNIISVYPYLLYRIPAGSILTPHPKEFERLFGATANDFERIELLSSKSAELGLYILLKGRYTAIACPDGAVYFNPTGNPGMATGGSGDVLTGILTALLAQGYSSKAAIIMGVWLHGFAGDLAAAALSQEAMTAGDIISHLGAAYQQGI; encoded by the coding sequence ATGAAAATCTTCAGCGCCGCACAGATCAGAGCAGCAGATGCCTACACGATAGCCCATGAGCCTATCAGTAGCACCGACCTTATGGAGCGTGCCGCTACTGCCTGTACAACATGGATAGAAGATAATTTCACGCCCAGCCACCCGGTTTTTGTTATTTGTGGAAAAGGTAATAATGGCGGAGATGGCCTGGTTATCACCCGCCTGCTATTGGACCATGGCTGGAATGTCAACGCCTGGACCATACAGGGTGATAAATACAGTGATGACCATGTGGTAAATCTCCAGCGACTTCAAAAGGCTTATCCTCAGCATATACACCCACTCAACGATGTAAACGAATTTCCGGAAATCCCCGATCAGGCTATCGTTATCGACGCCATCTTCGGGACAGGCCTCCATAAACCTATCGACGGCTGGCTCGCCGGTATTATCCATAAAATCAACGACCACCGCCACCGGTACTATATTATTGCCATCGACACGCCTTCAGGGCTACAGGCCGATCATACCTCCCTGCATACACCAGTGGTACAGGCCCTTCACACGCTGACGTTCGAAACCTGGAAACTGGCCTTCCTCCTACCGGAAAATGCCGGGCTTACCGGAAAAGTGCATGTGCTTCCTATCGGACTACACCCGGACTACCTAACGCATACGCCTGCACGGTTTCACCTGACAGATACTGCCACCATTCAAACTATTTACCAGCCCCGTGATCCGTTCGGACATAAGGGCACCTACGGCCACGCACTGCTGATTGCAGGCAGCTACGGCAAAATGGGTGCAGCACTTTTATCTGCCGGCGCCTGTCTCAGGGCCGGTGTTGGCCTCCTTACCTGTCATGTACCAGTTTGCGGGTATAATATTATGCAGATAGGAGAACCTGCCGCCATGTGCATCACCGACCGCGACGAGGCCATGAACGTACATTTCCACCAGGATGTACATGATACCAGGTATGCAGCAGTAGGTATCGGCCCCGGACTGGGTACCAATACCGCCACAGCCGCATCACTGGAAAAGTTGCTGGAGGCTTATCAGCAACCAATGGTCATCGATGCGGACGCCCTGAATATTATCTCCGTATACCCCTACCTGTTATACAGGATACCTGCAGGCTCCATTCTTACGCCCCATCCTAAAGAGTTTGAACGGCTTTTTGGCGCCACTGCCAACGACTTCGAAAGAATTGAACTACTCAGCAGCAAGTCGGCAGAACTGGGTCTTTATATCTTATTAAAAGGCCGCTATACGGCTATTGCTTGTCCAGATGGCGCTGTTTACTTCAACCCTACCGGCAATCCGGGCATGGCTACCGGCGGCAGCGGCGATGTGCTTACCGGCATATTGACGGCCTTACTGGCGCAGGGTTACAGTTCCAAAGCCGCCATTATTATGGGTGTATGGCTGCACGGCTTTGCCGGCGACCTCGCCGCAGCTGCATTATCGCAGGAAGCCATGACTGCCGGCGATATCATCAGCCATCTTGGAGCTGCCTACCAGCAGGGCATCTGA
- a CDS encoding MlaD family protein gives MLKLSNETKVGVLTALGITLLVLGFNLLKGKSLFSHSKTIYAVYKQVNGLQPSNAVQVNGLVVGNVSNLDVMDHDPSKILVTITISKKIEIPRNSVARISSDLLGTKTVQLDLGNASDYLKTGDTIYAAVDGSMTDALKEQLNPLVKKLQGTLMNIDSLLLNVNGLLDTTSKVHLQQAIKNLNTITHNFTVTSASLNTMMDPNTGSVPGTMRNLQEVTGNLKNNNEKIGHILDNAEKTTGALANGNIDKTLQELQSAANSLNTTIAKLNTTDGTAGLLLNDKKVYNNLQYSLNNLNKLLEDLRINPKRYVHFSLFGKKDKVKPIPSDTVKAQ, from the coding sequence ATGCTCAAATTATCTAACGAAACCAAAGTGGGTGTGCTTACTGCACTAGGTATTACCCTCCTTGTGCTGGGCTTTAATTTATTGAAAGGAAAGAGCCTGTTTTCTCACTCGAAAACCATATATGCTGTATATAAGCAGGTAAATGGCCTCCAGCCATCCAATGCTGTCCAGGTAAACGGACTCGTTGTTGGTAACGTCTCCAACCTCGATGTGATGGACCACGATCCCAGCAAAATCCTCGTTACAATCACCATCTCTAAAAAAATAGAAATCCCCCGCAACTCTGTAGCTCGCATCTCCAGCGACCTGCTCGGCACCAAAACCGTTCAGCTCGACCTGGGTAACGCCTCCGACTATCTGAAAACCGGGGATACCATCTATGCCGCCGTAGACGGATCCATGACCGACGCCCTCAAGGAACAACTCAACCCGCTGGTGAAAAAACTCCAGGGCACCCTCATGAACATCGACTCCCTCCTGCTCAACGTAAACGGACTTCTCGACACCACCTCTAAAGTCCACCTGCAGCAGGCCATCAAAAATCTCAACACCATCACCCATAACTTCACCGTTACCAGTGCATCCCTCAATACTATGATGGACCCTAACACCGGTAGCGTACCAGGTACCATGCGCAACCTCCAGGAAGTAACCGGTAATCTCAAAAATAATAACGAGAAAATCGGCCATATCCTCGACAATGCAGAAAAAACTACCGGCGCCCTCGCCAATGGTAATATCGACAAAACGCTGCAGGAATTACAGTCCGCCGCCAACAGCCTCAATACTACCATCGCAAAACTCAACACCACCGACGGTACCGCGGGTTTATTGCTGAACGACAAAAAAGTCTATAACAATCTTCAATACTCCCTGAACAACCTTAATAAATTGCTGGAAGACCTGCGCATCAACCCTAAACGTTATGTGCACTTCTCCCTCTTCGGTAAAAAGGATAAAGTAAAGCCCATTCCTTCAGACACAGTTAAGGCTCAATAA
- a CDS encoding OstA-like protein, with product MRAIIKYGLLLAMYCIAGTLTANAQQAAAPPAADTTKPKGTMIDIKHADVLYDITTDTLAVRKLIGNVKLVQGNTTFYSDSAIQNLRTNHIDAYGKIHINQADSINIYGDVLNYDASTRIATLTGNARLTDGKVTISGPELIYDMNAKIGSYLKTGKLVNGKSTLTSDEGFYYVDMKEMHFQRNVVLIDPDYTLTTDALLYNTETKIANIIAPTTINEGKRIMYATSGYYDTDKGYANFTNRPLIEDSTGTLTADQLEMDKVNGKAYATGNMVYRDTVRHMSLLANYGILDQKYKTLLATQKPLLIMESEKDTFYMASDTLFTGVIKPGDSLSIPSVQGLKRVPPPLRLTPVKIREISTFIDNVPEYLKKDEVLARQRKDSITGTKMMMMADTALAKTKARENANAVSNMKIAPMKPVMPQDSLPGIKHYEDSIKLIKPKNKADDTTEIRYILAYHNVRMFSDSLQGVADSVYYSTSDSIFRFYRNPIVWTSRSTQMYGDTIYAYTKNQTVDKLVMRQQAFIINETGKDLFNQIKGNTITGYVVNKQLDWMFVDGNAETIMYAADNAGAFMNVSHTLSATISLYFKDNEIYKAKFITQPETTVYPFTQRPVEELKLEHFKWEINRRPKSKFELMQ from the coding sequence ATGCGCGCAATCATAAAATACGGGCTTCTACTCGCTATGTACTGCATAGCAGGTACGCTTACTGCCAACGCCCAGCAGGCCGCAGCACCGCCTGCTGCCGATACCACAAAGCCTAAAGGCACCATGATCGATATCAAACACGCCGACGTGCTGTATGATATCACCACCGATACTCTCGCCGTACGCAAACTGATAGGTAACGTAAAACTCGTTCAGGGTAATACCACCTTCTACAGCGACAGCGCCATCCAAAACCTCCGTACCAATCATATAGATGCCTACGGAAAAATTCATATCAACCAGGCTGATAGTATTAATATCTATGGTGATGTGCTCAACTACGACGCATCTACCCGCATTGCCACCCTCACCGGCAACGCACGCCTGACCGACGGAAAAGTGACAATCTCCGGCCCGGAACTCATCTACGATATGAACGCCAAAATCGGTAGCTATCTGAAAACAGGTAAACTGGTAAACGGCAAAAGCACCCTCACCAGTGATGAAGGATTCTATTATGTAGACATGAAAGAAATGCACTTTCAACGGAATGTCGTACTCATAGATCCTGACTATACCCTCACTACCGACGCCCTGCTGTATAATACCGAAACCAAAATAGCCAACATCATCGCGCCTACCACCATCAACGAAGGTAAACGCATCATGTACGCTACCAGCGGATACTACGATACGGATAAAGGGTACGCCAACTTTACCAACCGCCCGCTCATTGAAGACAGTACCGGCACCCTGACCGCCGATCAGCTGGAAATGGACAAAGTAAACGGTAAAGCATATGCCACCGGAAACATGGTATACCGCGATACCGTACGACATATGTCACTCCTGGCCAACTACGGTATCCTCGACCAGAAATACAAAACACTCCTGGCCACGCAGAAACCACTGCTGATCATGGAAAGCGAAAAGGATACCTTCTATATGGCCAGCGATACCCTGTTCACCGGTGTCATCAAACCCGGCGACAGCCTCAGTATCCCTTCCGTACAGGGCCTTAAAAGAGTTCCGCCCCCCCTGCGACTCACCCCAGTGAAAATCAGGGAAATATCTACTTTTATTGATAATGTGCCGGAATATCTTAAAAAAGATGAAGTGCTGGCCAGACAAAGAAAAGATAGCATCACCGGCACCAAAATGATGATGATGGCCGATACCGCCCTCGCCAAAACCAAAGCCAGGGAAAACGCCAACGCTGTCTCCAATATGAAAATCGCCCCCATGAAACCTGTCATGCCACAGGATTCACTGCCGGGAATAAAACATTATGAAGACAGTATCAAACTCATCAAACCGAAAAATAAAGCCGACGATACCACGGAAATAAGGTATATCCTCGCCTATCATAATGTACGTATGTTCTCCGATTCCCTCCAGGGCGTGGCAGACAGCGTGTATTATTCCACCAGCGACTCCATCTTCCGCTTCTACCGTAATCCTATCGTATGGACCAGCAGAAGCACACAGATGTATGGAGATACCATTTACGCCTATACGAAAAATCAAACGGTGGATAAACTGGTAATGAGACAACAAGCCTTCATTATCAATGAAACAGGAAAAGACCTGTTTAACCAGATCAAAGGCAATACCATCACCGGATATGTAGTGAATAAACAACTCGACTGGATGTTTGTAGACGGAAATGCTGAAACCATTATGTACGCCGCTGATAATGCCGGCGCCTTCATGAACGTAAGCCATACACTGTCTGCCACCATTTCCCTGTACTTCAAAGACAATGAAATTTATAAGGCGAAGTTCATCACACAGCCGGAAACAACGGTCTATCCGTTTACCCAGCGGCCAGTGGAAGAACTAAAACTGGAACATTTCAAATGGGAAATCAACCGGCGACCCAAATCGAAATTTGAACTCATGCAATAA